The following are from one region of the Candidatus Hydrogenedentota bacterium genome:
- the rpsT gene encoding 30S ribosomal protein S20: MPNTKTAKARDITNERNREKNVAVKSRMKTFVKDAMTAIDAKDKDRVSKTLPVALTEIDKAVTKGVIHANSGARKKSTLQRRAAALNK, translated from the coding sequence ATGCCGAATACGAAGACGGCCAAAGCCCGCGACATCACAAATGAGCGCAACCGCGAGAAGAACGTTGCGGTGAAGTCGCGCATGAAGACGTTCGTCAAAGATGCGATGACTGCTATCGACGCTAAGGACAAGGATCGCGTTAGCAAGACGTTACCGGTCGCGTTGACGGAAATCGACAAAGCGGTTACGAAGGGCGTAATTCACGCGAACTCGGGTGCGCGCAAGAAGTCGACGCTTCAGCGCCGGGCCGCCGCGCTCAACAAGTAG
- a CDS encoding DUF2092 domain-containing protein: protein MSIQKARFAVPLVIAALLAFVSPASLAQNAEQGSKIAPEAKKVIDALGEYYKGLKSFTVDETTEMVMEAQGMKQTMNSDYAVAIERPNKVSRILKEGMMGATIVSDGKTLYTYLPMFKKYTQEDAPETAFDAVAGEAAMFSGQFSILSASLVSDDPSAAILEGVNEATLVGVEDVEGVKCSHIKLIQEEIDIDMYVQTGDKPLLIKIVPDMAKALATAGDRMPVKDMKMSVNVRYANWTVNEPIPAEKFSFTPPEGAAKADSLMAMLGREEQEESPLLGKPAPAFSLDLIDGGKAELAPHKDKKVVVLDFWATWCGPCKKALPTIIKVTDEYKDKGVVFYAMNQREDADTIKTFLTESELACPVALDKDGSVGDLFGVSGIPQTVIIGKDGSVQSVHVGLIPNLEQTLRKELDTLLSGKNLVEAPTEGEGAAPKEGAPKA from the coding sequence ATGTCCATTCAGAAGGCTCGCTTCGCAGTTCCGCTCGTGATCGCCGCGCTCCTTGCGTTTGTCAGTCCGGCCTCATTGGCTCAGAATGCGGAACAAGGCTCGAAGATTGCCCCGGAAGCCAAGAAAGTAATCGATGCCTTGGGCGAATACTACAAAGGCCTGAAGTCATTCACCGTGGATGAGACGACAGAAATGGTGATGGAAGCTCAAGGCATGAAGCAAACCATGAACTCCGACTACGCCGTCGCCATCGAGCGCCCGAATAAGGTCTCGCGCATCCTGAAAGAAGGTATGATGGGTGCCACGATCGTGTCGGACGGCAAGACGCTCTACACGTATCTGCCAATGTTCAAGAAATACACCCAAGAAGACGCGCCAGAAACGGCATTCGACGCAGTCGCAGGGGAGGCCGCGATGTTTTCGGGGCAGTTCTCCATCCTCTCCGCCTCTCTCGTGTCGGACGATCCCTCGGCCGCAATACTGGAAGGGGTCAACGAGGCAACTCTGGTTGGGGTAGAGGACGTCGAGGGGGTCAAATGCAGCCACATCAAGTTGATCCAGGAAGAGATTGATATCGATATGTATGTGCAAACGGGCGATAAACCCCTTCTAATCAAGATCGTGCCCGATATGGCGAAAGCCCTCGCAACCGCCGGCGATCGCATGCCCGTTAAAGACATGAAGATGAGTGTCAACGTGCGATACGCCAATTGGACTGTCAACGAACCCATCCCCGCCGAAAAGTTCTCGTTCACACCTCCCGAAGGCGCGGCAAAAGCCGATTCGCTCATGGCAATGCTGGGCCGTGAAGAACAAGAAGAAAGCCCGCTGCTCGGGAAACCCGCCCCCGCGTTCTCCTTGGATCTCATCGACGGAGGAAAGGCCGAGTTGGCGCCGCACAAAGACAAGAAGGTGGTCGTCCTCGACTTCTGGGCCACGTGGTGCGGGCCGTGCAAAAAAGCTCTGCCCACGATTATCAAGGTGACCGACGAATACAAGGACAAGGGAGTAGTCTTCTATGCGATGAACCAGCGAGAAGATGCCGACACGATTAAGACTTTCCTCACCGAGTCCGAGCTTGCCTGTCCCGTGGCTCTCGACAAGGATGGCTCGGTCGGCGATTTGTTTGGAGTCAGCGGCATCCCGCAGACGGTTATCATCGGCAAAGACGGCAGCGTGCAGTCGGTGCACGTTGGACTGATACCCAACCTTGAGCAGACTCTGCGCAAAGAACTGGATACGCTTCTGTCAGGCAAGAATCTCGTTGAAGCCCCAACAGAAGGCGAAGGCGCCGCGCCCAAGGAAGGCGCCCCCAAAGCGTAG
- a CDS encoding arginine decarboxylase, pyruvoyl-dependent, giving the protein MIPKRAFFVRGVGIHKEKLASFESALRDAGIEKFNLVYVSSIFPPNCKIVTKKEGLKYLSPGQIVFCVMSRCDTCEPNRLVASAVGLAVPQKEDQYGYISEHHAYGQKSSIAGDYAEDLAATMLATTLGIEFDPDLAWDERKQIYKASGHIFKTRNICQSAEGNKDGLWTTVLTAVVFVV; this is encoded by the coding sequence TTGATCCCAAAACGTGCGTTCTTCGTCCGCGGCGTGGGCATCCACAAAGAGAAGCTGGCTTCGTTTGAAAGTGCCCTGCGCGATGCGGGTATCGAAAAATTCAACCTTGTATACGTCTCCAGTATCTTTCCGCCAAACTGCAAGATCGTCACGAAAAAAGAAGGTCTCAAGTACCTTTCCCCCGGCCAGATCGTGTTCTGCGTGATGTCCCGCTGCGACACTTGCGAACCTAATCGGTTGGTTGCCAGCGCGGTTGGACTTGCCGTACCGCAAAAGGAAGACCAATACGGATACATCAGCGAGCACCACGCGTACGGCCAGAAGAGCAGCATCGCGGGCGACTACGCCGAAGACCTCGCCGCGACCATGCTGGCTACTACCCTCGGTATCGAGTTTGACCCGGACCTTGCCTGGGACGAACGCAAACAGATCTATAAAGCGAGCGGTCACATCTTCAAAACGCGCAATATTTGCCAATCCGCTGAAGGGAACAAGGATGGCCTTTGGACAACAGTCCTCACGGCTGTCGTTTTCGTTGTGTAG
- a CDS encoding FAD-binding oxidoreductase, which produces MHLALNSTPFKGTPEAVTETGTYCPVSFWQETISVTPRPSLQTDINCDVAIVGGGFTGLAVACELKKSAPMLRVALLERSVAGHGASGRNGGFAMPLIGWDLTDAVRQLGEQKAAEAYRLMYEAVNHFKKTIRRHNIACDLEETGYLLLATCPARLKRVKHEADLGKRLGFDIEYLEGAALRAHIGSKAFIGGAYDPHPAIVNPAKLARGLLDVAVNLGVQVFEQTPLVELNDGDPITLRTPAGSIKSKQVVLALNGYGGALGFMESRIQPVHTYIVLTEPLTEKDLDAIGWAEKRTSLETARNFIHYFRLTADNRILFGGEDASLFYKGAYYDVHSPSFARLEARFRAYFPELNHVKITHRWGGVLGVTLDMFPTFGVGGEKHTIYHACGYSGHGVALSNYAGVILAPHILNRAGLADPGAGVDKPFFWNRRPMAVPGEPIRYLGLQAYRMALHTQDWWEGA; this is translated from the coding sequence ATGCACCTTGCTCTGAACTCTACCCCATTCAAAGGCACCCCCGAAGCTGTCACCGAGACTGGCACGTACTGTCCTGTCAGTTTTTGGCAGGAAACCATCAGCGTGACTCCACGGCCTTCCCTGCAAACCGACATCAATTGCGACGTCGCTATCGTCGGAGGGGGATTCACGGGCTTGGCGGTCGCGTGCGAACTCAAGAAGTCGGCTCCAATGCTGCGTGTGGCACTTCTGGAACGCTCGGTTGCGGGTCACGGTGCGAGCGGACGCAACGGCGGTTTTGCGATGCCGCTTATTGGTTGGGACCTCACCGACGCGGTTAGGCAGCTTGGAGAGCAGAAGGCGGCCGAAGCATACCGGCTGATGTACGAGGCGGTAAACCACTTCAAGAAGACGATACGACGGCACAATATCGCGTGCGACCTCGAAGAGACCGGATATTTGCTGTTGGCCACGTGTCCCGCTCGTTTGAAGCGTGTGAAGCACGAGGCTGATCTGGGCAAGCGACTTGGCTTCGATATCGAGTATTTGGAGGGCGCTGCGCTTCGCGCGCACATTGGGAGTAAGGCATTCATCGGTGGCGCATACGACCCGCACCCCGCGATTGTGAACCCGGCGAAGCTTGCGCGCGGACTGCTGGATGTCGCAGTCAATCTGGGTGTGCAGGTCTTTGAACAGACCCCACTGGTGGAATTGAATGACGGGGACCCTATCACGTTGCGGACGCCCGCCGGGAGCATCAAGTCCAAGCAGGTTGTCCTGGCCTTGAACGGCTACGGTGGCGCGCTGGGATTCATGGAGTCGCGCATACAACCCGTTCACACCTATATCGTGCTTACGGAACCGTTAACGGAAAAAGACCTTGACGCAATTGGCTGGGCCGAGAAGCGCACAAGCCTGGAGACGGCGCGCAATTTCATCCATTACTTCCGGTTGACAGCGGACAATCGGATTCTGTTCGGTGGAGAAGACGCATCGCTGTTTTACAAGGGCGCTTACTATGATGTTCATTCACCAAGTTTTGCGCGGCTTGAGGCGCGGTTTCGAGCGTATTTCCCCGAACTGAATCACGTGAAGATTACACACCGTTGGGGTGGTGTGCTGGGCGTCACTCTCGACATGTTTCCGACCTTTGGCGTGGGAGGCGAGAAACACACCATCTACCATGCATGTGGATACTCCGGACACGGCGTCGCCCTCAGCAACTACGCAGGCGTCATCCTTGCGCCGCATATTCTGAATCGCGCCGGATTGGCAGACCCAGGCGCCGGAGTCGATAAGCCGTTCTTCTGGAATCGCCGCCCCATGGCCGTTCCAGGCGAACCGATCCGCTATCTCGGATTGCAGGCCTATCGAATGGCGCTACACACTCAGGATTGGTGGGAAGGGGCGTAA
- a CDS encoding methyltransferase, which produces MNSRERVLASLNHREPDRVAVDLSGHRSSGIAAIAYARLRDHLGLPKRPIRVYDPVQQLAIVDDDVLTRFGIDTIELGRAFALDDKDWADWTLPDGTPCQMPAWALPERDGARWVIRSTSGRVIAQMPDGALYFEQTHYPYLEHEDIDNIPGAMSECMWCAVASPPGPLTAGPDGLQRLAEGAKRLRASTDKAIIGLFGGNTLEMGQFFWRNDGFLMMLAEDPDKVHAFLDRLLEIHLANLERFLGAVGPYIDVILFGDDLGSQGGPQISPDMYREYFKPCHKAMWGRAKQLADVKVMLHCCGGVRELLPDLIDAGLDAINPVQISCAGMSAVTIKRDFGNDITFWGGGCDTQRVLPNGTPDEVRQHVIEQVRALRPNGGFVFQQVHNILANVPPDNIVAMFDAIHTR; this is translated from the coding sequence ATGAATTCGCGCGAACGAGTACTGGCATCGTTGAATCACCGCGAACCGGATCGGGTCGCTGTCGATCTTTCTGGGCACCGCTCAAGCGGTATTGCGGCTATTGCCTATGCGCGACTGCGCGATCACCTTGGTCTGCCGAAACGGCCGATACGTGTCTATGACCCGGTGCAGCAACTCGCCATCGTCGATGATGACGTGCTGACCCGATTCGGCATTGACACCATTGAGTTGGGCCGCGCATTTGCCCTGGATGACAAGGACTGGGCCGACTGGACATTGCCGGACGGCACACCGTGTCAGATGCCCGCGTGGGCCTTGCCGGAGCGCGACGGAGCCCGTTGGGTGATTCGCTCAACGAGCGGACGCGTGATTGCCCAGATGCCCGACGGCGCGTTGTACTTTGAACAGACACACTATCCTTACCTTGAGCACGAAGACATCGACAATATTCCTGGCGCAATGAGCGAGTGCATGTGGTGCGCTGTGGCGTCACCCCCGGGACCTCTCACGGCGGGTCCGGATGGGCTGCAACGGCTGGCTGAAGGAGCGAAGCGCCTCCGGGCATCGACGGACAAAGCGATCATTGGGTTATTCGGCGGAAACACGCTGGAGATGGGTCAGTTCTTCTGGCGAAACGATGGTTTCCTCATGATGCTGGCGGAAGATCCGGACAAAGTCCACGCTTTTCTGGATCGATTACTTGAGATTCATCTGGCAAATCTGGAGCGATTCCTGGGTGCAGTCGGTCCGTATATCGACGTCATTTTGTTTGGAGACGATCTGGGGTCGCAGGGCGGTCCGCAGATCTCGCCGGATATGTATCGCGAGTACTTCAAGCCGTGCCACAAAGCCATGTGGGGCCGCGCGAAGCAGCTTGCGGACGTGAAGGTGATGCTGCACTGCTGCGGCGGCGTGCGCGAATTGTTACCCGACCTCATCGATGCAGGTCTTGACGCCATCAATCCCGTTCAAATCTCGTGCGCAGGCATGAGCGCCGTTACAATCAAACGCGATTTTGGCAACGACATCACCTTTTGGGGCGGCGGCTGCGACACTCAACGCGTGCTGCCGAATGGGACACCGGACGAAGTGCGTCAACACGTAATTGAGCAAGTCCGCGCCTTGCGTCCGAACGGTGGGTTCGTATTCCAACAGGTACACAACATACTCGCCAATGTCCCTCCGGACAATATCGTTGCCATGTTCGACGCCATTCATACACGATGA
- a CDS encoding calcineurin-like phosphoesterase C-terminal domain-containing protein, which translates to MRRLLVLGVALACTAAAHGQAEARGMVYNDLNSNSILDNGEPGVPDVCVSNGRDLVVTDESGKWSLPSDDDCTLFVIKPAGWGVQVNSDQIPQYFYHHKPKGSPVKQVAGVPPTGPLPPSINFAVFKQDEPAMFDVLLFGDPQARGTKEVDFVTHDVVEECAGTSAAFGISLGDIVADDPGLFTTINQSIGQIGIPWYNTFGNHDYNRDATANEYADDTYELVYGPSTYAFEYGEVSFINLNDVFFKPDGKSVCRFTDDQLSFVKAYLERVSNDRLVVLLMHIPFLRCENRDDFFSLFSGRPKVLAIAAHTHTQFHRFVDKAGGWPGANPLHLFVNATVCGSWWCGAFDERGIPHATMNDGAPNGYSVLTFNGAEYSIRFKASRRPADYQMNIYLPSEIQAADVPNTDVLVNVFAGSSRSRVDMRIDRGEWIPLEQSPTEDPDCKRMSELGPYLDQEVLGKKLDTVLGWKMDPPSVTDHMWKGKLAGTLAPGTHTVHVRTTDMFGQEFIDRRIIRVK; encoded by the coding sequence ATGCGGCGATTACTAGTCCTTGGCGTTGCACTCGCGTGTACGGCCGCCGCTCACGGCCAGGCAGAAGCCCGCGGCATGGTGTACAACGATCTAAACAGCAATTCCATCCTCGACAACGGCGAACCGGGTGTGCCGGACGTGTGCGTCTCTAACGGACGCGATTTGGTCGTCACAGATGAATCGGGCAAGTGGTCTCTTCCTTCAGACGACGACTGCACGCTCTTCGTCATCAAACCTGCTGGATGGGGCGTCCAAGTTAACTCAGACCAAATACCCCAGTATTTCTATCACCACAAACCGAAAGGCTCACCAGTCAAGCAGGTGGCGGGCGTCCCCCCAACAGGACCGTTACCCCCATCCATCAACTTCGCTGTCTTCAAACAAGACGAACCCGCAATGTTCGACGTGCTGTTGTTTGGCGACCCTCAGGCGCGCGGCACAAAGGAAGTCGACTTTGTGACCCACGACGTGGTCGAAGAGTGTGCCGGGACATCTGCGGCTTTTGGTATTTCGCTTGGCGACATCGTCGCTGACGACCCGGGCCTGTTCACGACAATTAATCAGAGCATCGGACAAATCGGGATTCCGTGGTACAACACCTTCGGCAATCACGACTACAATCGCGACGCGACAGCCAACGAATATGCAGACGACACATATGAGCTCGTTTATGGTCCGAGCACGTACGCCTTCGAATACGGCGAGGTTTCTTTCATCAACCTGAATGACGTCTTTTTCAAACCCGATGGCAAATCGGTCTGCCGGTTCACGGACGATCAGCTATCGTTTGTGAAGGCCTACCTAGAAAGAGTCTCCAACGATCGATTGGTCGTGCTCCTCATGCACATCCCCTTCTTGCGCTGTGAAAACAGGGACGACTTCTTTTCGCTCTTTTCGGGGCGACCCAAGGTCCTTGCCATCGCGGCCCACACGCACACCCAGTTTCATCGATTTGTGGACAAAGCCGGTGGATGGCCGGGTGCAAACCCGTTGCACCTCTTCGTCAACGCAACGGTCTGCGGTTCCTGGTGGTGCGGCGCCTTCGACGAACGCGGCATTCCGCATGCCACAATGAATGACGGAGCCCCCAACGGCTATTCGGTACTTACCTTCAACGGGGCCGAGTACAGCATTCGCTTCAAGGCGTCGCGTCGTCCCGCCGATTATCAGATGAACATCTACTTGCCGTCTGAAATCCAAGCGGCCGATGTGCCCAATACAGATGTCCTGGTAAACGTGTTTGCCGGCTCCAGCCGCTCCCGCGTGGACATGCGAATCGACCGCGGAGAATGGATACCGCTTGAACAATCGCCCACGGAAGACCCCGACTGTAAGCGCATGTCCGAATTGGGACCGTACCTGGATCAAGAAGTGCTCGGCAAAAAGCTAGATACCGTGCTTGGCTGGAAGATGGACCCGCCATCAGTCACCGACCACATGTGGAAAGGCAAGCTGGCAGGCACACTTGCACCCGGAACACACACGGTTCACGTCCGCACAACCGACATGTTCGGCCAGGAATTTATCGACCGGCGAATAATCCGCGTGAAATAG
- a CDS encoding DUF1080 domain-containing protein — protein sequence MKRVLAFSLFFFAVLPWAHAADEDGFVSMFNGKDLTGWEGKPGGWWVEDGAITSESTQDKPCVKHHYLVWKDAEPADFVMRFKYRIIGEGGNSGLQFRSERRPDYDTWGYQADIENGPQWTGCLFQHDRLGVVMRGFKSVIAEDGTKKEEQFASPKELQKVVKQNDWNDYEVSAIGSKIELRINGQLMCEVDDRDAKWSCHKGIIAVQMHPGPPMKIQFKDLRIKVLKKE from the coding sequence GTGAAGAGAGTTTTGGCGTTTTCTTTATTTTTCTTTGCCGTGCTTCCTTGGGCTCATGCGGCCGACGAAGACGGTTTTGTGTCCATGTTCAATGGAAAGGACCTGACGGGGTGGGAGGGCAAGCCCGGCGGATGGTGGGTCGAGGACGGAGCCATCACGTCAGAGAGCACGCAGGATAAGCCTTGCGTTAAACATCACTATCTTGTTTGGAAGGACGCCGAACCCGCCGATTTCGTCATGCGGTTCAAGTACCGGATCATCGGCGAAGGAGGCAATTCAGGCCTGCAATTCCGCAGCGAGCGACGTCCCGATTACGACACGTGGGGATACCAAGCGGACATCGAGAATGGCCCGCAGTGGACAGGATGCCTGTTCCAGCACGATCGCCTGGGCGTGGTAATGCGTGGTTTCAAATCCGTTATTGCCGAGGATGGAACCAAAAAGGAAGAACAATTCGCTTCACCCAAAGAGTTGCAGAAAGTCGTAAAGCAGAACGACTGGAATGACTATGAGGTCAGTGCAATCGGCAGCAAGATCGAACTGCGCATCAACGGTCAGCTCATGTGCGAAGTCGATGACCGCGACGCCAAGTGGTCCTGCCACAAAGGCATCATCGCCGTGCAGATGCACCCCGGCCCGCCGATGAAGATTCAGTTCAAAGACCTGCGCATCAAAGTGTTGAAGAAGGAATAG
- a CDS encoding Gfo/Idh/MocA family oxidoreductase: MLSRRGFLKVAAASAPMIISARALGLEGPSANETINIGLIGLGGRCRDIAATCLKIPQMRIAAVCDCYKPRVDSAVENLSKETKATGYTDFRKMIEKEKLDGVMVETTTHARAWVACHAMAMGMDVYIEKPMCLTIAEGREMVKVARKHKRVTQVGTQQRSMPLNNWASDLVKNGALGKSIVVKAPNFMSPLRWEDKPGEEMPAGGDDKWWDIWTNQAVMRPYHSSLHHDWARWWDYDGGGLCFGVTGWGAHSYDQIQRGLGTDETGPIEVRLEEPVTDKPCGLYERATSEEETGVGYYNMAKGLVGPRARITMKYANGAVLDLCLDSDFGPGLGAIFTGENGSIDINRDKILAAPADLVNSPDRPAPLQVLETQPHIENWLECIKTRQKCNADIEIGHRSSTVCYLVNIAREVGRVGETLNWNPDKEKFTNCDEGNKLLSRPRRKGYKLPS, translated from the coding sequence ATGCTGAGTCGCAGGGGGTTCCTCAAAGTTGCCGCAGCGTCGGCTCCAATGATCATTTCAGCAAGGGCACTGGGCCTTGAGGGCCCTTCAGCAAACGAGACCATCAACATTGGGCTTATCGGCCTGGGAGGTCGTTGCCGCGATATCGCCGCGACGTGTTTGAAGATCCCGCAGATGCGCATCGCCGCCGTTTGCGACTGCTACAAGCCACGAGTCGATTCGGCCGTCGAAAACCTAAGCAAAGAAACGAAAGCCACAGGCTATACCGATTTTCGCAAGATGATCGAGAAAGAAAAGCTTGATGGCGTCATGGTGGAAACCACGACGCACGCCAGGGCATGGGTTGCATGTCACGCGATGGCAATGGGCATGGACGTCTACATCGAAAAACCGATGTGCTTGACCATCGCCGAAGGCCGCGAGATGGTGAAAGTCGCTCGCAAACACAAGCGCGTGACTCAAGTGGGGACACAGCAGCGCTCAATGCCTCTCAACAATTGGGCGAGCGATCTGGTTAAGAACGGAGCGCTCGGCAAGTCGATTGTCGTCAAAGCGCCAAACTTCATGAGCCCGTTGCGTTGGGAAGACAAGCCCGGCGAAGAAATGCCCGCCGGGGGCGATGATAAATGGTGGGACATCTGGACCAACCAAGCAGTCATGCGCCCGTACCATTCGTCGCTGCATCACGATTGGGCGCGCTGGTGGGACTACGATGGCGGCGGTCTTTGCTTTGGCGTAACGGGTTGGGGCGCTCACAGCTATGACCAAATCCAACGCGGCTTGGGCACGGACGAAACTGGACCCATCGAAGTGCGTCTGGAAGAGCCCGTCACCGACAAACCCTGCGGCTTGTACGAACGTGCAACTTCGGAAGAAGAAACGGGCGTCGGCTATTACAACATGGCCAAGGGACTGGTGGGACCACGCGCGCGAATCACCATGAAATACGCCAACGGGGCCGTACTGGATCTCTGCCTGGACTCGGATTTCGGGCCAGGACTCGGCGCAATATTCACGGGCGAAAATGGAAGTATCGACATTAATCGCGACAAGATCCTCGCAGCGCCAGCCGACCTGGTCAATTCGCCCGACAGGCCGGCTCCCCTCCAGGTGCTGGAGACCCAGCCCCACATCGAGAATTGGCTCGAATGCATCAAGACACGTCAGAAGTGCAATGCGGACATTGAAATCGGGCACCGCAGCTCAACGGTATGCTATCTCGTGAACATCGCACGGGAAGTAGGCCGGGTAGGCGAGACTCTCAATTGGAATCCCGACAAGGAGAAGTTCACGAACTGCGACGAGGGCAATAAGCTGTTGTCGCGTCCACGGCGCAAAGGTTACAAGCTCCCAAGCTAA
- a CDS encoding DegT/DnrJ/EryC1/StrS family aminotransferase: MATPIKFDLEIKFGSEYGPEEEQAMLDVLRKNAPTSGDECIAFEKEFAEYCGTSHARAVSNGTAALFLSLIGIGIKPGERVLTTPLTWIATAAVGATLGAEVDFVDIDPVTYNMDPTKLKEKLTSNTRAVLPVHLYGQSCDMDAILELSRQHGFAIVEDACHAVGAEYKGRKTGSMGATGCFSFHEQKNLSTLGEGGMITTNDPEVFERIALYRSHCTRVYGKSTKYCSLDETKFPMGKRFWFQDFDDTGYNFRMTDMQAAVGRVQLRKLDDLNARRAKNAAYLSEGLKDVKGIKLPTVSPGCKHVFHLFPVEIDAGTYGINKEDFVYRMLQERGVKVGTHYIPLHLSTAFQKRGFSRGQFPVAEAVMDRLVTLPINPRQTRAALDYLIESIRTLQSV; this comes from the coding sequence ATGGCTACCCCTATCAAGTTCGATCTCGAAATCAAGTTCGGCAGCGAGTATGGCCCCGAAGAAGAACAGGCCATGCTTGATGTGTTGCGGAAGAACGCGCCCACCAGCGGCGACGAATGCATCGCGTTCGAGAAGGAGTTCGCCGAGTACTGCGGCACAAGTCACGCTCGAGCCGTGTCAAATGGCACGGCAGCGCTCTTCCTTTCGCTGATTGGGATTGGAATCAAACCGGGAGAACGCGTCCTTACAACGCCGCTGACATGGATTGCGACCGCCGCCGTAGGCGCGACGCTTGGCGCGGAAGTGGATTTTGTCGATATCGATCCTGTCACCTACAACATGGATCCCACGAAACTCAAAGAGAAGCTCACGTCAAATACACGCGCCGTGCTGCCGGTTCATCTCTACGGTCAATCCTGCGATATGGACGCAATCCTGGAGCTTTCGCGCCAGCACGGCTTCGCGATTGTTGAAGACGCGTGCCATGCGGTGGGCGCGGAGTACAAAGGCCGCAAGACCGGGAGCATGGGAGCGACGGGCTGCTTCAGCTTTCATGAGCAGAAGAACTTGTCTACGCTGGGTGAAGGCGGAATGATCACCACCAACGACCCAGAGGTTTTTGAGCGCATCGCGTTGTACCGCTCGCATTGCACGCGCGTCTACGGGAAAAGCACCAAGTATTGTTCACTGGACGAGACCAAATTCCCAATGGGCAAGCGGTTCTGGTTCCAGGATTTCGACGACACCGGTTACAACTTCCGCATGACGGATATGCAGGCCGCCGTGGGACGTGTTCAACTGCGCAAACTTGATGACCTAAACGCACGCCGCGCGAAAAATGCAGCCTATCTCAGTGAGGGATTGAAGGACGTCAAAGGGATCAAACTGCCGACGGTTTCACCGGGATGCAAGCATGTGTTTCACCTTTTCCCGGTTGAAATCGACGCAGGGACCTACGGCATCAACAAGGAAGACTTCGTTTATCGTATGCTGCAGGAACGCGGCGTCAAGGTCGGGACTCATTACATTCCGCTACACCTGTCGACGGCATTCCAGAAGCGCGGGTTCAGCCGCGGACAATTTCCCGTGGCCGAAGCCGTCATGGACCGCCTCGTGACGCTGCCCATCAATCCGCGTCAGACACGCGCAGCTTTGGACTACCTGATCGAAAGCATACGGACCCTGCAATCTGTCTAG